The proteins below come from a single Lodderomyces elongisporus chromosome 3, complete sequence genomic window:
- a CDS encoding uncharacterized protein (BUSCO:EOG09265GYD), with the protein MGLFSGSTEVTVAPDKAQRVKCWDKRDRFFQCLDEHYIDNSLDKKELAKVNDKCGEIKKEFEEDCAASWVKYFQEKRFNDLVRQRYIAKLESEGAQPLPFKIEGVKK; encoded by the coding sequence ATGGGACTTTTCTCGGGACTGACAGAAGTTACAGTTGCACCTGATAAGGCACAGCGTGTCAAATGCTGGGACAAGCGTGATCGCTTTTTTCAGTGCCTAGATGAACACTACATTGACAACTCATTAGATAAGAAGGAACTTGCAAAAGTTAATGACAAGTGCGGAGAAATCAAGAAAGAATTTGAAGAGGATTGTGCAGCAAGTTGGGTGAAATATTTCCAAGAGAAAAGATTTAACGATCTAGTAAGACAAAGATATATTGCAAAATTAGAGAGTGAAGGAGCACAACCATTACCATTCAAAATTGAAGGGGTTAAGAAATAG